The stretch of DNA TTAGGGACGATCTGGAAATTGAAGAGAAAAACACAACAATACACTTGGACGAACTCTATGTATTACTAAATGACAAAGGAGAGAACGAATAATGAATTGGGAAATTAGAAATCTATTTAGTGAAATTGAAATAGTTAAAGAGAAAATCAATGATGCAGTTACTTCTTTTGAGTGGTTTGAAAATGAATATTTTATACATGAACCTAGTCACGTGTTGAGTATGAACGAAGTGAAAATACATGGCTATAAATATCATGAACACCGTATTCAAATTGCGCAGTTATGCGACTTAATGCATATATATATTGAGCGACTCGACAAGCAAATTCAAGAGTTTAAAGAAATAGAAAAAGCGTCATCAGCGAAGTTTGGCGACAGAACTGATAACGCATAGCAGAAAAAAATATAAAAAATAATCAGAGCGATTAAGAAACACTCTACTAACATTATAGCATTTTTCGCTCTGATTGTAATTGGTTGGGAGGTATTTTGTGGCACTAAAAGTAAAAGATAATATATTAAGAGTTAATGAAGATAATATTCCAAAAGAATTAAAAGAAATTCCTAATTGGGTGCTTTGGTGTGCTAAATGGAATGAAAAACAACAGAATTATAGCAAGGTTCCTTATAATGATAAAGGTTATAGAGCAAGTTCTAATAATAAGAATACATGGACTGACTTTAATACGGCTTATATAGAATACGAGATGAATGAAAAATACAGTGGTATTGGTTTTGTTTTAAGTGGTGACAATGAATACATTTGCTTAGATATAGATAACGCTGTTAGCGACAACGGTGAAATACATTCAGATTTGGTTAAAACACTAAATAAAATGACGTACTGTGAAAAATCACCGAGTGGAACAGGTGTACACTGTTTCTTTAAAGGCAAGCTACCAAGCAATCGTAAGAAGAAACGTACTGATTTAGATATTGAATTATATGATACGGCTAGATTTATGACGGTTACGGGCGAATCAATTGGACAAAGCGAAATAAGCGAAGATCAAACCATATTGAATAATTTAGTTGAACAGTATTTTAAAGAAGAAGCCTCTTTTGAAGCAACTACGACAAATAACCATAATAGTGAAAGTCAACTTTCTGATGAGGAAGTTATAAATATCATGCTTAAATCCAAGCAAAAGGATAAAATTAGTGACTTACTACAAGGAGATTACGAACAATATTTTGCAAGTCCTAGTGAAGCCGTACAAAGCTTATTACATTATTTAGCATTCTATACAGGAAAAAACAAAGCTCAAATGGAACGTATATTCTTAACTTATAACAATTTAACCGATAAATGGAATAGTAAGCGTGGCAATAGCACATGGGGAGAATTAGAGCTTGAAAAGGCTATTGCAAATCAAAAAGAAGTATATCAAAAAGGTATAAATGATTTTGAAGTAATATTAAGTGACAAAGAAAGTGTAAGAAAAATGTTAAGTAAAGTTGGGGATGATGAACGTTCATATATGGAAAAACTTTGGATAGAAGAGGGTGAGAAAGGCAGAAAACCAACAGTTATAAGCCCTAATAGATGCGCTCATCTTTTGAAAGAAAACTTGAAATTTATTTTATTTGACCTTGAAGAAAATACAAAATTAGCCATGTATAGAGCTGAAGAAGGCATTTACACACAAAATGTTTCTTATATTAAACGAGTTATTTCGTGGTTAGAACCTAAACTTAACAGCAACAAAGCTGACGAAGTCATCTATCACTTAAAGAATAGAGTCGATATAAAAAGTAAAACGAATTCGCCCGATTTAATACCTGTTAAAAATGGTGTGTTTAATCGTAAAACAAAACAACTAGAACCTTTTACACCTGAATATGTGTTTACCACTAAAATTAATACAGCTTATAAAACACAAAGTGGGGTGCCTGTAATAGAGGGTTGGAGTGTCGACAATTGGATTAATGAAATAGCTTGTAATGATCATGGTATTGATAAGTTGCTTTGGCAAGTTATTAATGATTCTTTAAATGGTAATTATACTCGCAAAAAAGCCATATTTTTAGTTGGTGATGGCAACAATGGTAAAGGGACATTTCAAGAATTAATAACACAGATTATAGGTGAAGAAAATATTGCAAGCCTAAAAGTGAACGAATTTGATGAAAGATTTAAATTAAGTGTGTTAGAAGGAAAAACCGCTGTAATTGGTGATGATGTGCCAGTAGGTGTTTATATAGATGATTCTTCAAATTTCAAAAGTGTAGTTACTGGTGATCCAGTTCTTGTTGAATTTAAGAATCAGCCTTTATATAGAGCCACATTCAAATGCACGGTGATTCAATCAACAAATGGCATGCCTAGCTTTAAAGATAAGACTTCAGGAACGTTAAGAAGATTGTTGATAGTTCCGTTTAATGCAAATTTCAATGGGCAATCTGAGAATTTCAATATAAAAGAGCAGTATGTTAAAAATCAAAAAGTATTAGAGTATGTGCTTTACAGAGCAATCAATATGGATTTTGATACTTTTGATGTCCCTGACGCATCGCACAAAATGTTAGACCTTTATAAACAGGATAATGATCCAGTTTACGAATTTAAAATCAATGTATTTGATGAGTGGTTGTTAAGAAAAATACCAAAATACATTGTTTACGGCTTCTATAAAGAGTTTTGTAAAAACAATGGATATTTTCCGATTTCAGAAAGGAAATTTCATAAGCAATTTAAGAGTTACCTCAGTGATGATTGGAAAACTGACGGTAAAGGAAAAGTAACGTGGGATAGATTAATTGAGTCCACTGGTGACTTAGATCTTATGAATAATGGTATAGACTTCCCTGAAAAAAATAAAACATATGCTTTATATGAAAACAATAATATTAAAGCTGTTTAGTGGTTACCGAAGTTACCGAAGTTACCGAAAGTTACCGAAAATAAAAATTTCAGTAACCACAATGGAGGGCGTCATGACAACGTTTGATAACAAAAAGTTACTGAGTTACTAGAAATATTCAACTTATTGCAAAAAAAATTAGGTTTGTATATGTGACTATATAAAAAATAAATACTAAGTTCTAAAATTTCGGTAACTCGGTAACTTAAGTAGCATAATCCCCCGCTCTTACTGTGTTTTATGAGGTTACCGAAAATAAAAATTTCAGTAACTTTTGTACGAATTTCAGTAACTTTTAAATAATTGGAGGAAATTATGAACAAGCATAAACTAAAAAAAGAAATATTAAATTATATCAAAAATCATAAAGAAACATCGTTTGTGGAAATTGAACGGATATTTGAAGAAAATGGCTTTGACTATAAAGGAGATGGCGCATATACAAGTGGTAATCATGAAAATGTGGTGTTTTGGCTTGGTTGGAATGAAGAGGCTTTTGACATAGTAGCAGAGCTAAAACATGATGGATTAATTGAAATGAATATTTGCCCACCTATGTACTATCTTATTGATGGTAAGTCTTTAAATCTTCCGATTGTTAAAAGTAAAAATATAAAAACAGATCACTGGTTGCCCGTAGCGTTTACAGCTGTATAACCTCAAACCCTTGCCACAACTAGACTTACATACCCTAGTGTGGTATAATTTAAGCAAATAAACCGAACGTATGTACTAAAAGGGAACAAACATTCTATAAAGTAGGTGAGAAAGTGCCGAAGTGGTTAAACAAGATGCTAGGACTTGAAACAATTGAGCGCAACACTGCACAACAATTTGAAATGCTTACGGGTGGCTTTAAGTCATTATCTCAATTTTCAGGTGACGCATATTCAAACGACATATATCGTAGTGCAGTTGATACAATCGCAAGACATATTGCGAAGTTATCAGGTAAGCATGTAAACAATACGAAAGATTTTAATAACTATAAAATCAACAGAATCTTACAAAATAGACCTAATCCATATATGAGTGGTTATGACTTTTTGTATAAAGTAGCGACACAATACTACTTATTCAATAACGCATTTATTCTTGTGCAAAAGGACAATAAAGGTAACTTGAGAAATTTATACCCGTTAACACCGAGCAGTGTTGAATATGTGGTTGATGATGTAGGTGAAATGTACCTTAAATTTTTATTCAACGATGGTGAGGTTATCCATTTTCATTTGTCAGAAATAGCCGTGTTGCGTCGTCACTTTAATTCTAATGAATTGCTAGGTGATAACAACGACGCGATCATGAATACATTACAACTTGCGTATACACAAAATGAGGGCATGACTGAGGCAATTAAGAACTCGGCTCAAATTAGAGGTATTCTGAAATATAATCAGGCATTGAGTCCTAGTAAGTTAAAAGAAGCAAAAGAAGAATTTACGAATAACTATCTGTCAATGGCAAATAACGGTGGTGTTGTTCCGTTAGACACGTCAATGGATTATCAGCAACTGAATATATCAGATGTTCAGGTGGATACGAACCAAATAAAAGTGATTAAACAAAAGATATATGAGTATTTAGGAATCAATGAAGCTATTGTGACAGGTAGTTACGATGAGAACACATGGCAAGCATTTTTCGAGTCTGTGATTGAACCTTTCGCTATTCAATTGTCATCAGAACTGACTGAAAAGATTTTTACAGAACGTGAACAATCATTTAGTAATCGCATCATTTTTGAATCTTCAAAATTACAGTATGCAAGTAATCAATCGAAATCAACCATTATCAAAGAATTGTTGCCACTCGGTTTACTAACCATAAATGAAGCCCGTGACTTAATGAATTTGCCTCATGTTGAAGATGGAGACGAGAGAATTCAAAGTCTAAACTACATTGAAAAAACACTAGCAAAGAATTATCAAATGGCAGATAAGGAGGTTAAAGCAGATGAAGGAAATTAGAAGTGCAGAAATACAAACAGATTCCCAAAGTACCGAAATGGTACTCGAGGGAACAGCAATTGTTTTTAATAAACCTACTCAAATTAATACGCCGACAGGTTCATATACCGAAATCATTAAACGTAATGCGTTAGATGGATTGAAGCTCAACGATACACGCTTATTAGTGTCACATGATATGAATCGCATTCCATTAGCAAAGTCACCTAAGACAATGGATATATGGACTGATGATGTAGGTATGCATTTCCGTGCTACCTTACCAGATACGGAAGAAGCCCGCTCTGTTTATACGGCAGTAAAACGGGGCGACCTCTCAGGTATGAGTTTCGGCTTCACAGTATCAGACGGTAGTCAATATGATGTGAATACACGCACACGAACTATTACCAAAATAGACAAAGTCCTTGAGTTTAGTGTTGTGAATTATCCCGCATATGCTGAGGCGAGTGTAGAGGCACGACAACAAATTCAAGAAGCAGAACTTAAATATCAAGCAAGACAACAAGCCTTAATCGGTTTAAATAAATTACAATCAAAGGAGATTAAATAAAATGTTTAATACAGTACAAGAAGCATTTAATCATTATCGCAATGCATCTCTTGAAGATATTGAAACACGCGCTGGTGAAATTAGAGGCACAATCGAAAATGACCCAGAAGCAGACGTGACAAAGTTAAATATTGAAATTGAAGGCTTAAATCAAGCTAAAGAAAATATTAAAGAAAAGGAGCAAGAACAAGTGGAAAATCGTTCATATAACCCTATTACAGGACAACAATTTAAACAAAATAATGAAGTTCAAAATAATAATGTATTCGGTACAGAAGAATACCGATCAGCATTCTTCAAGAAAATGTTAGGACAAGAATTATCAGATGTGGAACAACGTTCATTCAATCATGCAATGGATATTCAAAAATCAGAACACCGCGCAGATGAATTTACTTCATCTTCAAATGCATCAGCAGTCATCCCAGAGCAAACATTAAACGAAGTCATTCGTCGTGCGCGTACACAAGGTGGCTTACTTGCAAATGTACGTTCATTCAATATGCCTACAAAAATCCGTATCCCAATTAGCACACCACAAGAACGCGCTGAATGGCATACTGAGGGTGCTAAAGTAGAAGCAGACAAAGTAGTTACAACAGCGGTATCTTTTGAGGCGAATGAGATTATTAAAATCTTTAGTATCTCAGTGAAAGCTAAAACGATGAGCATCTCAGCATTTGAATCATATCTTGTTGAAGAATTGACTAACTGCGTTGTAGAAGCGATCGAATACGCATTGATTAATGGTACGGGTAACAATCAAGGTCAAGGTATCTTAACTGGTATTACATGGAATGATGAAAACAGCTTAGAGCTTACAGGCAAATATACTGACTTCACAAAAGCGTTAGGAATGTTAAAGCGAGGCTATGCACAAAATGCAAAATTCGCTATGAGCAATGCAACGTTATATAACACAGTGTATGGCGTTCAAGATGGTAATAAACGTCCTATCTTTGTACAAGATGCGCAACGTGAGAATGTAGGATATATCTTCGGTAAGCCAGTCATTATTGACGACAATATCGAAGACGGCACAATTCTATTAGGAGACTTTAACTATATCGGTTACAACTTACCGCAAGGCATCATGCTTGAATCTTCTCGTGAGTCTTCATTCCGTTCAGGCTTGATTGACTATCGAGCAATGGCGGTCGCAGATACACGCGTTTTAGTTGATGATGCTTTCGTTAAGTTAACAAGTGCTTCATCTGATGTAGGAGCGTAATAAATAACTAGGGCATCAGTTAATAGCTGGTGTCCTTTTTCATAAGGAAGTGAACTATATGATCATAACAATTGAAGATGCACGTAATGCTTTACGAATAGATGGTGATTACAATGACGATATTATCAAACCACTTATCGACGCGATACCTAACTACCTGTATATCACTACTGGTCGTGATTGGTTAGATGAACCAGTACAACCATTAGCACAAACGACAGCTAAGTTTATATTGCAGTTGTGGTTTGACCCACAGACACAAGACAGTGAGCGTTTAAAGCGTACGATTGATAGTTTATTGGTATCTTTAACTGCATTAGGTCGTGATTATAATGAGTAGGAGTATTCCAGCATCATTTTATAGAAGTAGCAAATGGGCTAAGTGTAAAAACAGCTATATGTCTAAACAGAATTATATTTGTGAAAGATGTGGTGGTTTAGCCTCTATTTGTCATCATAAAATATATTTAAATGCTGAGAATTATAAGAATCCATATGTATCATTGAACCACGACCATTTAGAAGCATTATGTCAGACGTGCCATAATCAGGAACATTTCGGGACACCAGCAATTGGGGAAGGATTACAATTCGATAAAGATGGAAATATAATAAAAGTATAAATTAAATTAATTAATTACCCCCCCTATAATGTCGGAGGTAAAAGAGTGTCTGGGAAACGGTGCAGGGGCTTTCTTTTCCTCTACCTGATATTTTCAACATTTAGGGGTGGCTAAAAAAAGATAGGAGAATATAAAAATGAAATATATCAATTTGGAAAAACTTAAAACATACATTGATAAAAATGATATAGAAAACAAACATATAGCATACGATTTATTAGAAGAACTAACATTTATGAAAGAAACACTGGACGAACTAAAACGTACTGTACGTGAGCATGGTGCGACATACGTATTTACTCAAGGAGAACAATCCTACCTTAAAGAGAACCCAGCTATGAAGTCATACAATACAACT from Staphylococcus lutrae encodes:
- the tscT gene encoding type II toxin-antitoxin system toxin TscT, whose amino-acid sequence is MNWEIRNLFSEIEIVKEKINDAVTSFEWFENEYFIHEPSHVLSMNEVKIHGYKYHEHRIQIAQLCDLMHIYIERLDKQIQEFKEIEKASSAKFGDRTDNA
- a CDS encoding phage/plasmid primase, P4 family, with translation MALKVKDNILRVNEDNIPKELKEIPNWVLWCAKWNEKQQNYSKVPYNDKGYRASSNNKNTWTDFNTAYIEYEMNEKYSGIGFVLSGDNEYICLDIDNAVSDNGEIHSDLVKTLNKMTYCEKSPSGTGVHCFFKGKLPSNRKKKRTDLDIELYDTARFMTVTGESIGQSEISEDQTILNNLVEQYFKEEASFEATTTNNHNSESQLSDEEVINIMLKSKQKDKISDLLQGDYEQYFASPSEAVQSLLHYLAFYTGKNKAQMERIFLTYNNLTDKWNSKRGNSTWGELELEKAIANQKEVYQKGINDFEVILSDKESVRKMLSKVGDDERSYMEKLWIEEGEKGRKPTVISPNRCAHLLKENLKFILFDLEENTKLAMYRAEEGIYTQNVSYIKRVISWLEPKLNSNKADEVIYHLKNRVDIKSKTNSPDLIPVKNGVFNRKTKQLEPFTPEYVFTTKINTAYKTQSGVPVIEGWSVDNWINEIACNDHGIDKLLWQVINDSLNGNYTRKKAIFLVGDGNNGKGTFQELITQIIGEENIASLKVNEFDERFKLSVLEGKTAVIGDDVPVGVYIDDSSNFKSVVTGDPVLVEFKNQPLYRATFKCTVIQSTNGMPSFKDKTSGTLRRLLIVPFNANFNGQSENFNIKEQYVKNQKVLEYVLYRAINMDFDTFDVPDASHKMLDLYKQDNDPVYEFKINVFDEWLLRKIPKYIVYGFYKEFCKNNGYFPISERKFHKQFKSYLSDDWKTDGKGKVTWDRLIESTGDLDLMNNGIDFPEKNKTYALYENNNIKAV
- a CDS encoding pathogenicity island protein; its protein translation is MNKHKLKKEILNYIKNHKETSFVEIERIFEENGFDYKGDGAYTSGNHENVVFWLGWNEEAFDIVAELKHDGLIEMNICPPMYYLIDGKSLNLPIVKSKNIKTDHWLPVAFTAV
- a CDS encoding phage portal protein; the encoded protein is MLGLETIERNTAQQFEMLTGGFKSLSQFSGDAYSNDIYRSAVDTIARHIAKLSGKHVNNTKDFNNYKINRILQNRPNPYMSGYDFLYKVATQYYLFNNAFILVQKDNKGNLRNLYPLTPSSVEYVVDDVGEMYLKFLFNDGEVIHFHLSEIAVLRRHFNSNELLGDNNDAIMNTLQLAYTQNEGMTEAIKNSAQIRGILKYNQALSPSKLKEAKEEFTNNYLSMANNGGVVPLDTSMDYQQLNISDVQVDTNQIKVIKQKIYEYLGINEAIVTGSYDENTWQAFFESVIEPFAIQLSSELTEKIFTEREQSFSNRIIFESSKLQYASNQSKSTIIKELLPLGLLTINEARDLMNLPHVEDGDERIQSLNYIEKTLAKNYQMADKEVKADEGN
- a CDS encoding HK97 family phage prohead protease → MKEIRSAEIQTDSQSTEMVLEGTAIVFNKPTQINTPTGSYTEIIKRNALDGLKLNDTRLLVSHDMNRIPLAKSPKTMDIWTDDVGMHFRATLPDTEEARSVYTAVKRGDLSGMSFGFTVSDGSQYDVNTRTRTITKIDKVLEFSVVNYPAYAEASVEARQQIQEAELKYQARQQALIGLNKLQSKEIK
- a CDS encoding phage major capsid protein, with amino-acid sequence MFNTVQEAFNHYRNASLEDIETRAGEIRGTIENDPEADVTKLNIEIEGLNQAKENIKEKEQEQVENRSYNPITGQQFKQNNEVQNNNVFGTEEYRSAFFKKMLGQELSDVEQRSFNHAMDIQKSEHRADEFTSSSNASAVIPEQTLNEVIRRARTQGGLLANVRSFNMPTKIRIPISTPQERAEWHTEGAKVEADKVVTTAVSFEANEIIKIFSISVKAKTMSISAFESYLVEELTNCVVEAIEYALINGTGNNQGQGILTGITWNDENSLELTGKYTDFTKALGMLKRGYAQNAKFAMSNATLYNTVYGVQDGNKRPIFVQDAQRENVGYIFGKPVIIDDNIEDGTILLGDFNYIGYNLPQGIMLESSRESSFRSGLIDYRAMAVADTRVLVDDAFVKLTSASSDVGA
- a CDS encoding head-tail connector protein, whose product is MIITIEDARNALRIDGDYNDDIIKPLIDAIPNYLYITTGRDWLDEPVQPLAQTTAKFILQLWFDPQTQDSERLKRTIDSLLVSLTALGRDYNE